TCTTGGCAAAGCTTGCTACCACCAATTCATAAGCACATTCAAACAAGATTCCTTTTCATAATGGTTGTATCCATACCAGTCTATACacattttaactaattttaCAAGATAATTACGAcctcacataaacacataactCTATCCATCAATATTTAAATGAGTGACAGAAATCAAccaatattttcatatttcaaacaaaaactTCAATATCTAAAACAAAATGCTATATACATATTTGACAATTGAGCCCCATCATTGTTTCGCTACTagaaatactaaaatatttcaaaagtttagACTTTTCAATATTTAAGTAACACTAAAGCATACCATCCATTACTAGTAATACTAACAAAGTAGATAACTCTCTTCCTCAATTACTCATATAAGAACAATGTCCCAATATCAAATTCTTCTTGCATCATCACATATATATCATCTCTCGTAAAAAACTCAACAGTATTCTCAGTAGTCTTTTCTCCCGCATTACCAGGTTCAACATCGTTCTCATTAATCTTTTCTCCCGCGTTACCAAACTCAACATCATTCTCATTAGTCTCGAAATCATCATTATAAACAATCTCATTTATCTTGACTTTGTTCCCTTTTCCTAACACCTTATTTAAACTCTTCCCCTccatttttctccttttctccTTGAAATCACCTCCCGTATCCACTTTCACCCCATTAGTTTCCACAAATAACTCTTCGACCCCTAAAGATTTCTCATTTCCTCCAttatcatcctcatcatcatcggAAATTTCAATGAACTCATCCACATTATTCTTCTTCGCGATTCCAGACtcaacattatttttgttagtctTTGTAGCGACAAAAGGTGACCACAAAGGGTGAGTACCACTGCCCAAAACAGAGAACCCGAGGCAGTGATACTCGCCCTTCTCCGCCACCTGAGGTGGCGGAGATGGGCCCACAATAGGCACCCCATGAAACACTCTTCTACATTTCTCATTCGGACATCTCAAACAACAATCTTCATAATCCTTCAAAAACTCATACACATAGTAACAGTAAGGACACACAGTCCAAAAACTACCCTTCTGTTCTCCCCTGTTTTTCAAATCGTTATCAAAACGGGTTTTCTGGGTGGGGTTCGAAAGTACAGACCAAGCTTTGAGTACAAACCCAAAAGCTTCCGAAGCAAATGGGTACCGATTTTTGTTAGGGTTTAACAGATTGGTAACGTTCGTGAACTGGGTTTTGATGAGTTGTGGGTTTTGAGTGTAGAGAGGAAGGTTAAGGATAGAATAGTGATTTGGGTGTTCGTTAATGGTGGTAGAGAGAAGTAATACATTCGCTATAGCGAGAATTTGTGAAGGGGAAGTTTGATTTGAATCGATTTCAATGGCTTTTAAGGCGTAATTACGACAATCTTCGAAGTTTCGTTGCTGAAGAAAGTATTCAGAGGCAGtgagataagttttgaatttcGCATTATGGGTGTCCTTTGCTTTAAATCGCtgattctccatttttttttggaCCAGAAAAGTAGTTGCAGAAGAGAAGGAGACGAAGATGGAAAAAGCTTGAAAAAAACAAGGAGTTTTTGTAAAGATGGGAAGTGGACAAAATtggaaaagtttttttttttttaaataataataaattacttatattatttatcTTTGGGAAAAGAGTATAATATACTCCTAAACTTtatcatttagagctgatatgcccttgttatgaaagtggctcatatatacccctacttgtaaacaaatgactcacatataccctttttctctaacggaaatgaaaaaaaaataattttaatccaaatttttattatttttttctaaaaaatataatctcatatgagtaaatttaatcctcgtcaaacatatttttttattttttttgtttcaatgactaattaataattattattttgataattaaatttatttatgtttcactaatattcttgtaaaacttattgtagatgaccaaaatttttcttcgaatacgaaattaaattacaatacacacaaaaaaaataatttaatttttttctttaaactaaggaatgaaagaaaaaaacaaaataagaataagaaactcaaataattataataaaagaagtcaaaaaataatttatgtatgaaaataattaaaatataccttaaacTTTGATAGAAGGATCATAAtaccactaaataattttttaaaaaaattagaagtaataaatataaatttaaaactaattttttaacttccgttaaatgaagggtatatgtgaaccattttgtaacggcagaggtatatgtgagccgtttgtataacgagaagggcatatatgagccacttttataacgaggggtatatcagctctaaatgacaaaattgaGGGATATATCAGAACTTTTTCCCTTTATCTTTTATTACTTATAATTAGGAGAGATAGCAGATTATACGGGATACGTCGGATTGACATGTGTGACATATAAGAcgaagaaaatgaaattgagaTGATTTGAATATGTGAAGAGAGAGTAAAATGATTTACCGATAAGGAGATATGAAATGTTGATTGTAGCAGGAGACGGAGGAAGTAGAGCTAGGTTGAAGAAAAAACAGATGAAAAATGATTAGATGTGATATTGTATGAATTCAACTTATTAAGGCTTAGGACATCACTTTTGATAGGTAGATGTGGAGGTTTAAATTAGAGTAGtcgaatgataaaaataatagtagaaAGGTACATAGTAGGTAACTGAACGATGGAAATGGATAATTAGGGCATAAATGTGCAATGTTGATTGTAGCAGGAGACGGAGGAAGTAGAGGTAGGTTGAAGAAAAACAGATGAAAAATGATTCCATATGACATTGTATGAATTCAACTTATTAAGGCTTAGGACATCACTTTTGATATGTAGACGTGGAGATTGAAATTAAAGTAGtcgaatgataaaaattatagtcGAAAGGTACAAAGTAGGTAACTGAACGATGAAATTGATAATTAGGGCATAGATGTGAAATGTTGATTGTAGCAGGAGATTGAGGAAGTAAAGGTAGGTTGAAGAAAAACAGATGAAAAATGATTggatatgatattatatgaaTTCAACTTATTAAGGCTCAGGACATCACTTTTGATAGGTAGACGTGGAGGTTTAAATTAGAGTAGtcgaatgataaaaataatagtagaaAGGTACATAGTAGGTAACTGAACGATGAAAATAGATAATTAGGGCATAGATGTGAAATGTTGATTATAGCAGGAGACGAAGGAAGTAGAGGTAGGTTGAAGAAAAACAGATGAAAAATGATTAGATATGATATTGTATGAAATCAACTTATTAAGACTTAGGACATCACTCTTGATAGGTAGACGTGAAGATTGAAATTAGAATAGtcgaatgataaaaattatagtcTAAAGGTACATAGTAGGTAactgaataataaaaattgataattagAGCATAAAGTTAGTAAGTAATCAAATGTAATTGCCGCACCTTATACATGTGGGAGAGGTAGGTGGTTTCTCACTAAAAGTAGTATTTAGTGATTGTGTTGTTTTTTTCTCTCCAATAAGTGTTACtatgtgttattttatttattttgtatcttattaatttattatcgtATTTTCTTGCAATCCTACTTTAATCTAAAAGGGAAAAATGACTAACTTTCAACCTTCCACAAAGATATTATACCCTCTCGATATCTAATATATACAATTCCGTTGAATATATTGTTATAGCAGCTAGTACTTAATTATTATCAATCTAATAGGGAAAAATGACTAGTGTTCCACCTTAATTAAGAATGAATAACTTTTACTCAAGTAATCAAACCCCAATTAGTCAAAATGACAGACTACACAAAGCAAATAATCACTCAATAAATGACTTTCAAGATTGAAAACTGTTTTCTTTTAGTACTTTAGTCTATTAAAGAAAGAGaacattttttgataaattttgtatcaaaatttagataaaaaatttaattcagacttttgattaaaaactgataatatgtatataaattgtttataatatTAGTAAGATCATATTCACAGACTATTAAGAGTTTCAACttttacataatataaatttacagagtttttaataataacaaagaTGTTAAATATCTAATATGGTCTATTATTTCATCCATAAAGCCTTGTAACAGATCATGTAACCTTTGAGGCATAATTCCTTTCGTTCATTTATCTACATTATTAtccatattattcttttttaatacaACGAAGAATTTCTATCTCATTAATAGTGACGTTTAGGCATTTAAAAAAGATGAGAagagtaaaataatattatagtgTGTAATAGTAAACGAAAGAGTTGAGACAATAAAATATCCTAAATGTTGAAGGAAGATGTTCTTTTCGTGGAGCTTTGAACTCTTCAACTAATCCGGAGTTGCTTGAGTTTTACGACGTTGTTTAGTGGGACAAGTCAAGAAACatattgttgaattgatgtagaTTAAGCCGCAGTTaacttgaatctccttaaaaaaGCGAGACATTCACGCCTCAGTTtcaatgataatttatttattttttgttcattttattttaagtgtAATTTAATCATGTATTTGTGGTATATTACATTAATTCACAATTGTTATGAATATATAAGGTTATGCTATCTTGTTTCCTAACAGTTACGTATCTAAATAGAAGTGTTCTAaactattaataaataatagatatattcaattaaaagtGTTTATAAGCGGATATATCATTAAAACAAGGGAAAAGAGTCTGATAtatccctcaactttgtcatttagagctgatataccccttgttatgaaagtggctcatatatacccctacttgtaaacaaatggctcacatatacccttttcctctaacggaaatgaaaaaatatataattttaatctaaatttttattatttttttctaaaaaatagaattccatatgagtaaattttatcctcgtcaaacatatttttttgacctttttttgtttcaatgactaatttataattattattttgataatcaaatttatttatgtttcactaatattcttgtaaaacttattatggatgaccaaattttttcttcgaatacgaatttaaattacaatacacacaaaaaaatagtttaatttttttccctttaaactaaggaatgaaagaaaaaaagaaaataagaataagaaactcaaataattatataacaaagtcaaaaaataatttatgtatgaaaaaaattaaaatataccttgaactttgatagaagaatcatacatacccctaaataatatttttttaaaaattacaagtaataaatataaatttaaaactaattttttaacttccgttaaatgaagggtatatatgagccattttgtaacggcaggggtatatgtgagccgtttgtataacggtaagggcatatatgagccacttttataacgaggggtacaTCAGCTCCAAacgacaaagttgaggggtatatcagaccccttttccttttttattaatcaaattactCATTTCGagatttatcgaaaaaaataaaaaaatttaaacaaagtttttaaattgaatttaaggttactataattatttatgaatttttggcgttaattttatacttttttcatattttcctattttttttattaatcaattactcatttttggaatttatcaaaaaaaaaattaaacaaaattgttgaaaattggtcggataatttatttaaaaggggattgatttatgggtcggattaggtgtttatgagtccgaatatctttacattttcatatatatgttatgtggtAAGGCCTAAATGACATGTCAATTCCATGTGGCatttgaagaaatgaaaaatgagttggatatgtccaacatggCAACTAACATCCgtaagggcatatttggaccaaaagttggatgGCGAGGGCATcagtgaaccaaactttaaacggatggtatatctaaacctttttgaatagtttaggggcatatttgacccttttccctagtTTAATTTGATAACCCAATGTAATAAGTTAAAATTGTGTTAGTCTAAATTTATATGCTAGTCAAACCGAATTTCAAACACACTTACCTTATTTACATTGTGGTAAATATTATAAACCAAACTtctcataaatttaaattagcaAAAACAAATAGAACCTCAAGTAATGACCAGGGAAACAATATGTATAGCTTCAATATGAtctacattatatatttttttagtatttatgaGTCACTCAACATGTTTTAAGCGTATTTTCCATTTTTCGTGTGTTAGTTAATGATTCTATTGTGATATGAATtttggaaaagaaaataaatttttttaccgGATCCTAGTAATGATCTGGAAAAAATACTTATAGCCTCACtatatttcacataatttttttaatatttaggagtcactcaacaaaaatgtatgattttttcatttttttgtgtatGTCAATCAATTTGTTTTAATCATATATCCGCTTATAAACACTTTTAATTGAAcatatcaattatttattaatagttTAGAACACTTCTGTTTAAATACGTAACTATTCGAATACAAGATAGCATAACCTTATATATTCATAACAATCGTGAATTAATGTAATATACCCCCAATTCATGATTAAATTacacttaaaataaaatgaacaaaaaataaataaataaattatcattgaAACTGAGGCGTGAATGTCTCGCTTtatttaaggagattcaagttAACTGCGACTTAATCTACGTCAATTCAACAATATGTCTCTTGACTTGTCCCACTAAACATAGTCGTAAAACTCAAGCAACTCCGAATTAGTTGAAGAGTTCAAAGCTCCACGAAAAGAAcatcttccttcaacatatAACTTGTCTCTCTGTCATAAAATGCAGCAATAGTCGATTATATATCAACTTTCTATTCTAATCTTccatttatgtaaaaaaaattatatatactcgGTAAATTAAAGTCGCGTCATGTCATCACCTAAGTTCTACTACAAATCAATCTCTCGCTCCTCCTCACTCGCAAAACTATACAACACTTCATAATTGATTATCAAAATcaagttgaaaaaatattttattatattaagtgtgatctttattattagtatatcaTTTGAGACTTACAACATGAGTCTATAATACTactaaatttttatgttttttttttaattcttactTGCTTTAGCATCCaaacttttctttaaaaactTCTTAAATATAGACATTAATGTTTGattctttccttatttttattttactcatGCCTAAAATAATTACTACTAAAAATGAGAAGTACCATATTTTAGACTAGGAAAACACTTGcaactttagaaaaaaaaaatcaatattaaatcCAAGAAAAAAGAggggaaaaaaaaggaaaatttaaaataaaataggtaaATAGAATACACATGTTGTTTCATTTTAACGccttattattaataataataataattttacaagtatttacTTATGTCTCCTTTTTTGTAatcaaattttccttttttttccccTTTGAGTTTGACGtagttttcttcaaaatatgttatttttagtataatgtttatattaatTGGCAAGAGTAtgattaaaagaagaaaaataaggaaataattaagaaattcgagtctataaaaacaaacaatataGTGTATGCACATAACAAATTGAGTTTAGGCTTTTACAATATTAACGTAAGTTTCTTTTCACTTtgagttattattttttctttaagaaTTACAATAATGTTGTATTAACGTAGTAGAAAAAGAAGCTACATTTACTATATCGATAATtttgatttcatttaattttttattaacctTGTTATTTTTGCATTCAACAGTTGCTCGAGCTAGTTCTGATATAGAAAAAGCAAGAATGTCATCCTCAAAAAGCAAAACCATCGACAATTACTGGGAGAGGTTAGCAGATACGAGAGAACAGATAGAGAAGCAAACAAATGATCTTAAAAATACTAATGTGCAACGAGAAAATGTTAAAGACAGATACGAGACCACAAGTAATATTTGGAAGTTAAACGACAAGGAAGACCAGCTCGAAGACAAACTCGAGAAAAGAGGGATTCCTAAAAGAATGATataatctatttatttattattttctagtcattaataaaatgtttagattaaactaattaagttttaggattttttaatttgtttctagTACTAAGTTTTATATTCCCctcattccttttttttttttttaatattaaataaagaaagatTTAGTTTAATTTACCATTGCACATTTCATTCATTGATAATTGATCTACCTAACTATACTTTCAAAATTtcagtaaaaatatattaataactgCAGCcttcaaaacataaaaattgataattatatctaaaaaaattcatgttgaaTGCTTTTATTTTGAACCGAGGGTCAATTAGAAACCGTCTCTCTACCCCATAAAGGTAAGGTCTGCGTCCAAAAACCGAGTATGTTGATGTTATTCATATCATCACTTTCTGTAGACCCAAGATACATTATGTATCCAAGTTAATTAAAGGGCCAAAAATAAGAACAGAACAATTTACAAAAAGCATCTCAAGACTAGAAAGGTATGTTTTAACAGATCAAACTAACACAGACATTACATGGAATTTGGCATAACTCATTCTATAACCTAAGCGAAATCGCAAGAAAATAGATTtgaacaaataacaaaaatctacAGCTCAACGATCTTCCCAGTTAACCAATTGAAAAATGAATCGTTTACCTTCTATGATGTAAGCTTTCCTGTCAAAAATGTTCTGGTTTTAAGTGTGGAAGGCCTTCGCGTAGAATGCTTCTTTCTAGTCCACAACTTCCCCAGAATGTTTAGATCGACGTAAATGGGTAAAGCAACTGGCATACCTGTCGATGGAGAACAAACAGAACACTTGAATCGGGTTAGTTGTTTATATGTCATACTCTTTCTTGAGACTAGTCTGTATGAGTGTGCAACTTCTCTCGGTAAGTCAAGACCAAACTGATATAGATCATAGTTGAAGCTACAATAGATACACCAACGCAAACACAAACAGTCGTAGCACAAACGTACAAGAACCTGAACGAAGAAATGTCACTCTTAATCTCCAtacaaaatatatgataaagCAAAATATCAACTTTTTAGTGACACTTACTTGGGAGAAAATACACTCCAAACAAATAAATGATTCCGCATTAGCAGCAACACAGTTGTGTAAGCAATCAAAAGAATGGAGTTCAAACCCAACGGAACCAGACAAGGAAAACCAAGTGTCCTCTTGAGCAACGATCCAATGTTGCCTTTCTCGGAAATTATGGAACTGCTCGTGTCCTTCACAGAATTGTACATCACCATACTAAGGAGGTATAACATTGGTGAAGCGTACGTAATAATGAACATTAAGACACCAGAAAGTACAGTTGAGTGGTTCAACACACCCTGGCAATTAAATCAATAGGAAGCATCAGATTCAATATTAAGCAGACGAGAAATTAGCATGAAACACAATATTAAAGATTTTACACAAGAAACTTACGATAAAAGCCCCAGCAACATCGATTGTAGCTAGGGTGTTGGTGTTACCAAGACCAAAATGGCCTGCCATTCCCATGTAGTAAAGTGCAGCAACCTGACACagaaaaggagaaaacaagACTTGTGAAACTAGTATTGGGCGGCAGTCCTCAAAGACAAAAGACAAAGACGTCGTAATTGTTTAAAAAGACAGAAATAAAAAGAGAACTTGGATGAATATTTAAAAGATCTGACTGACCTCAACCCACTGCCTGCGATGCTGGTTGGAACCAGAAGAAAACCAAATGCTAGCTAGTACTTGTAGGAAGAGAAATAGTACAGGCATTGAATTTACGGGCTGCTGCAACAATAGCTGTAAAAGCGACCAATAATATACGTAACTCAAGCCAATCACATATGCAGAATCCCTAAAACATAAACCCCAAGCCTTTCTTTGGACTTCAGGAACAGAAAGCGTACGATTTTGGAAAGGTATACACCATGGCACAGCAACAACAATAGTCGTTGAACAGAAACCTAGGACAACATAAATTAACTGAGCCATTACAGTAGCATCATAACTACCTGTACTGAACGCAACATCTTGATATTTAGTGATATAATGTAAAACCAGCCACCCTGGGAACAAGTGCATCAAGGAAACTATGGTCATAAAGTTCTTTTTTGAACGTCGGGACCACATAAGAGAAACTAAGCTTAAATTGATTATGATGATCACCGAAACCAGCTGGAGCAACTTTATATAAGTGTTTCCCGCCTGCTCTAACCATTTTGAAATGTCAGGAAGATTAGTCCAATTAACACCACCTTGATGCCATCCTCTCAGAAATCTCCCAGAACTGAGAATCACAAAAATTGAGCAAATCtggatataattatttgttttcagTCCCAAGGTAGCACTTGTATTTTGCTCTGTCCTTGTTACGATATGCTGCATTACTTTCCGGAGAGATAACAAATAAAGCGAGGATGTCATGAAATGCCATATGTACTGTTCTTCCTCCACCAGAGAACTGGACCCCATGCTTATGACAACAATAACAATTACCACAAGAATAAAAACTTCATCCAAATGCCACCAGCTCAGGTCATTATTGGCACTAGAAAACTGCTGATTCTGCTCAGAGAAAACTTGCTTTCCTAAAAGAAACAGAAGGCTCAGCAGTATCAAACATGAAACGAGCATAGCGGCTACTCCAAATATAAGTCGGCCAACAGGTTTctgaaaaacattaaataaaacttaataCAAATATTGCACAAAGGTAATAATACGACAGAATTAAAAATCATTGAATGCTCTGCTCTATTACTATCTGGAAatgcaaaagaaaaattttataaGGTTAAACTCACGTCAGTTGCTCTATGAGATAGCCACTCACTTGCAGTTCTTAAGAAATTATGATATGCCATAAGAATGCTGTGACAATTGTCCCCACTAGCAGATCTATATGAAATATGAGAAGAAAACAACACAAGAATTAGAATTTTGCTCGAATAAAATCTCCGAGAAGAAGTATGTCAAATTGGCTATTACAAACCATCAACCACCTTTTCTCTTCCCCGGACTTCCAAGATCTGTGAAGATCTGCAGCCTTCATATACAAACAACAAAAGGTCTCTTCCATACTATTGTAACCTCTTGTCATCTCAGATCCATCATCCCTGAAGTTGTCGCATGAGAAGTTTTCACATACTAAACCAGGTAATTGCGCTTCAAGGAGCCTAAGCAATTGCCAGGAATTCAACTCCAATAACCTGAGTTGTTGGTCAACTGAAatacttgaagaaaaaaaagaggaacaTGACTTACTTTATAATGCATATATAGTGCAAAAAAGACGAAATACATGATTCTTACAAAATGGTCACAATAAATGATGGGACTGGAAATAATGTATCAGGGCTACTCTATATGCTGCTAtttattttctccatttcaTAGAAAGCGCGCTGTCACAACATAACCAGATAAGGATATTCAGTTGAGACTGATTGATCTTGTCAAACTTGAGCACCAAGACTAATGAGAATTCCAACTATTTCCGTTAGCGTGAGCCTATTTGAGGTTCTCCAACGACAAGTTGTCAGGAGTCAAAGTATAACCTCTCAATATTAAGCGTCCTAATATTGAAAATGCATACTTCTGTTAGATTCATCGTGAAGCCCATTTTACTCCGACTCTCCGAGGAACCTCACTCCTGAATGAACTAGCATTCACCATCATGAGCCATCAAAGAGAACTCTCAATCTCAGACTGAATTCAGCCCCCCAAAAATGTCCCTTCTAGTTCCAGGGTTAAAAAAAAGGACGCAACCTccaaaagtgattttttttcgTAGGAAACTGCATATAGCAGTCCTAGTTCCCTTTTCTAGTCAAAAACCAAGATAACAACCACTGATACCAGGAAGCACAGAGCATATGAATAAACTGGGATTCTCTGAAGAACATTGGAGAAGCACCCCATGTAAAACTGTGATTAAATCATTAACAATCATTGCCTTTAACTCCCATATGATTAAACATGATAGATTTGTGGCATTTCAACTTCACCAATCAATCAACAATAGCCAAGAAGAATGCAGTCGGAGTATATTAAATAAGCATAGAACCAGTATGGTGAAGTGTAAACAATTCAGAAATCTTGACTAATAATTGGATGAGCAGGGAACTGGAACAGCTGTGGTCTGTGCAGGAAAGTTTCTCATTTGTTGTTCAGATACACAGAAAAAACAAGATGAAGAAAAATGCAGAATTCAATTCTTTCGAGCCCATGCCTCACTTGTGGATGCAGAAGGAACAGGATATCCAAACACACACAGAGATTTTCCTTATGTAGATAGTCATCACTACTACGTAACACATATTCTGACACTTATCCTTAACAATTATCACCAGATATCAACATTCTATAGCTCAGAATTAACAACATATACTACCAAATCAGACCTGTTAATGATTTGAAAGTTTCTGGCATCAACATGCCAACGTTGTTCTTTGGTATCGGAACACCAAAAAGAAGAGCTAATGTTGAAGTAAGGTCAACCTGTAACACCACAATAATGCATTACTGATAAATAAACAAGTTGATGATTAAACCAATCTTATCAGTGTCAAATAAGGAAACCCTGCAACTACTATCAAAAATAGCTTTTTTAAGATAAAACCAAAACCTCCTACAACATTCAACAAACACTGGGAAAAGGTCACTACTTATCAACTTACTTTTACCAGCACTTTTAGttcaagttttatttttgaaagaatttCAGACAACTTACTCTAGCAACTCTTTTATTACAATGTTTATATTGAAAAACCAATACTGCATAATTTATATTAGCTCCCATGCAGAACATGGGTGAAACACTAGATATATTTTAGAGACTTACTGCTAACTTATATATTTCTTCTTACATCATACCAATCATAATGGAGGTACTGCTGCACCTTAACAACCTAGCACCTATGTTACTCCGACTCTTTAAAAAAGTTGGCTGGTGCGtgttggatcctccaaaagtGTTGTATTTTTGGAGGATCAAACACCAGTGCTGCAACGTTTTGGAGAGTTCGAGCAGCCTATCACAGATAACTGTTTCATGCAGAGAGCTGACCgtgcaaatgaaaagaaatGGCAAGTGATTCCAATTTGCACCAATGAAATAATCCATTAAAAGTTCAATCAACAATAAAATTCATAGTCACATACCTGGTTGGCTTTGTTAGGGGTGCCAGATGTACTTTCAAAATTTGTAGGACCAATAAAAAGTGCCAACGAGTCAGTTTCCTCAAATGATGATCCTCCATGATTTCCATTTTCGGTCATTCCATGGTCACTTACTACCAACTGCAAATGTGTGCACCATAACAAGACAAGGGATTATTACAGTCAGAATATTCAGTCTGTTGTTGAATAATCAAATGATATCTTCACACACTAGAGGAGTGTGATGCCACAAACACTTGCTCCACTATTCAACAGGAATATCAGGTAACTTGTTGATATATTACCATATTCATAcgttaaattctttaatttttttttataagataaaGAATGGATTCGATATTGGATGGGGGAATCATATTCAcatgttaaaaatattaaaaagaagaaataatacTTCAAATTTGATCAAGATGTAGGTCAATATTGTTAAAGGTCAATTGGAAGGGCTTAAACCCCAAAGCTAGGTGGTGCTTCGCTTCGCTTAGGCAGAAAGCAtcaa
The DNA window shown above is from Solanum lycopersicum chromosome 11, SLM_r2.1 and carries:
- the LOC138339660 gene encoding uncharacterized protein, which translates into the protein MENQRFKAKDTHNAKFKTYLTASEYFLQQRNFEDCRNYALKAIEIDSNQTSPSQILAIANVLLLSTTINEHPNHYSILNLPLYTQNPQLIKTQFTNVTNLLNPNKNRYPFASEAFGFVLKAWSVLSNPTQKTRFDNDLKNRGEQKGSFWTVCPYCYYVYEFLKDYEDCCLRCPNEKCRRVFHGVPIVGPSPPPQVAEKGEYHCLGFSVLGSGTHPLWSPFVATKTNKNNVESGIAKKNNVDEFIEISDDDEDDNGGNEKSLGVEELFVETNGVKVDTGGDFKEKRRKMEGKSLNKVLGKGNKVKINEIVYNDDFETNENDVEFGNAGEKINENDVEPGNAGEKTTENTVEFFTRDDIYVMMQEEFDIGTLFLYE
- the LOC101245312 gene encoding uncharacterized protein translates to MDSSSLTCKKLTVIAVLAVLIQVFGLALFVLGFFPVKPALSGFSGVESFYPPGADAAEFQNTTNLSDCQLKYLYQELSLVPPLFDRLILMVIDGLPAEFVLGKDGEPPPKSFMEAMPYTQSLLSKGRAIGYHAKAAPPTVTMPRLKAMVSGAVGGFLDVAFNFNTQVLLDDNIIVQFLKVGWKLVMHGDETWLKLFPGMFSRHDGVSSFFVKDTVQVDQNVSRHLVDELSRADWSLLILHYLGLDHVGHIGGRNSVLMAPKLEEMDEVIKMIDLNSLPTNNNDKGRTLLLVVSDHGMTENGNHGGSSFEETDSLALFIGPTNFESTSGTPNKANQVDLTSTLALLFGVPIPKNNVGMLMPETFKSLTVDQQLRLLELNSWQLLRLLEAQLPGLVCENFSCDNFRDDGSEMTRGYNSMEETFCCLYMKAADLHRSWKSGEEKRSASGDNCHSILMAYHNFLRTASEWLSHRATDKPVGRLIFGVAAMLVSCLILLSLLFLLGKQVFSEQNQQFSSANNDLSWWHLDEVFILVVIVIVVISMGSSSLVEEEQYIWHFMTSSLYLLSLRKVMQHIVTRTEQNTSATLGLKTNNYIQICSIFVILSSGRFLRGWHQGGVNWTNLPDISKWLEQAGNTYIKLLQLVSVIIIINLSLVSLMWSRRSKKNFMTIVSLMHLFPGWLVLHYITKYQDVAFSTGSYDATVMAQLIYVVLGFCSTTIVVAVPWCIPFQNRTLSVPEVQRKAWGLCFRDSAYVIGLSYVYYWSLLQLLLQQPVNSMPVLFLFLQVLASIWFSSGSNQHRRQWVEVAALYYMGMAGHFGLGNTNTLATIDVAGAFIGVLNHSTVLSGVLMFIITYASPMLYLLSMVMYNSVKDTSSSIISEKGNIGSLLKRTLGFPCLVPLGLNSILLIAYTTVLLLMRNHLFVWSVFSPKFLYVCATTVCVCVGVSIVASTMIYISLVLTYREKLHTHTD